One Candidatus Bathyarchaeota archaeon genomic region harbors:
- a CDS encoding class II fructose-bisphosphate aldolase → MVASDLTRLLRDAQAEGYAIGYFEVWSLESTRALVEVAEEERAPLIVGFNGGLLGECDGLEYYAALAKAAVDKAKVPAVSLLNEPMDLRQVMQGLRLGFMAVMVDFSGHPFRENVDLTRRVVEVCHPMGVAVEAQLDRIPSAEDGVPPRDLEKCLTDPDRAARFLRETGVDALSVSVGNVHGLYKGKAKLDFERIRRLKGLGVPLVLHGGTGILDHDAEEAVKAGIAKINLGYELRRSFLSGVREGLEEMPDAYPEKIFKLGERGFKEVVRRKMRIYGCSNRV, encoded by the coding sequence ATGGTAGCCTCTGATTTGACCAGACTTCTGAGGGACGCCCAGGCTGAGGGCTACGCTATCGGATACTTCGAGGTTTGGAGCCTTGAATCCACTAGGGCTCTAGTAGAGGTTGCGGAGGAGGAACGGGCTCCCTTGATAGTGGGGTTCAACGGCGGATTACTCGGGGAATGCGATGGACTAGAGTATTACGCCGCCCTGGCTAAGGCTGCCGTGGACAAGGCTAAGGTTCCAGCCGTCTCCCTCCTAAACGAGCCCATGGATCTCAGACAGGTCATGCAGGGGTTGAGGCTCGGGTTCATGGCGGTCATGGTGGACTTCTCGGGGCATCCATTCCGAGAGAACGTGGATTTAACCAGGAGGGTTGTAGAGGTCTGCCATCCCATGGGCGTGGCGGTTGAGGCCCAGCTGGATAGGATACCCTCCGCCGAAGATGGCGTGCCTCCAAGGGACTTGGAGAAATGCCTCACGGACCCCGATAGGGCTGCGAGGTTCCTGAGGGAGACGGGGGTGGACGCCCTCTCCGTCTCCGTGGGGAACGTCCACGGCCTATACAAGGGTAAGGCGAAGCTCGACTTCGAGAGGATCAGGAGGCTGAAGGGCCTCGGGGTACCCCTAGTGCTGCACGGCGGGACGGGCATATTGGATCACGACGCTGAGGAGGCCGTCAAAGCTGGCATAGCCAAGATAAACCTGGGATACGAGCTGAGGCGTTCCTTCCTCAGCGGGGTGAGGGAAGGCCTAGAGGAGATGCCGGACGCGTACCCCGAGAAGATATTTAAACTGGGCGAAAGGGGCTTCAAAGAGGTGGTGAGGCGGAAGATGAGGATCTACGGCTGCTCTAACAGAGTGTAA
- a CDS encoding xylulokinase: protein MDEALLGIDIGTGGCKATLITLEGEIIFTASREYPTHYPEPGWAEQDPGDWLKALTEICRGMSDRVKRRIIGICIDGQPHTPVFLDERGEVLHPAIPWTDRRSSAQVEYLRRRLPEVDAKRTFNSLNTAFTLPQLLWVKEYKPEVWRRTYRLLIAKDYVRQRIIGEGWFTDPSDALGTYLFDGEAFEWSEGICAAAGIEVEKLPEVKPSSLIVGEVTREASKRFDLPEGVPVVNGAHDPSVENLAAGTVKPGDAFVKLATAGVISVTTREPTPDPKGRTVTYCLPTTKDGRADGWFTKTATFSCGSSYRWFRDLFCQREVEEAERYGKTAFQLMDMLAEEAPPCSEGLVFHPYLIGEGSPYWDPQLKGSFFGATLSHQRSHFCRSILEGVAFSIRDSTSIFQELNLKIREIRLIGGGSASRTWREILCNVLGLKGLRTLGGDSSFGSAILAGVGLSIYRSIEEGAARCVKIIDETHPDPELHVLYGELFKIYKELHDATASISHKLDELARSLPRRQDKRCVESGG from the coding sequence TTGGATGAAGCCTTGCTGGGGATAGACATCGGCACAGGGGGATGCAAGGCCACTCTGATAACTCTTGAGGGAGAGATAATATTTACAGCATCCAGGGAGTATCCCACACATTATCCCGAGCCGGGGTGGGCTGAGCAGGATCCGGGGGATTGGCTCAAGGCCCTCACCGAGATCTGCAGAGGGATGAGCGATCGAGTTAAGCGTCGTATAATCGGGATATGCATCGATGGACAACCCCATACCCCTGTATTCCTGGATGAGCGAGGGGAAGTTCTGCATCCAGCCATACCCTGGACGGACAGGAGGAGCAGCGCCCAGGTGGAGTATCTGAGGCGGCGCCTACCTGAGGTGGATGCGAAACGTACCTTCAACTCCCTTAACACGGCCTTTACGCTCCCCCAGCTCCTATGGGTGAAGGAGTACAAGCCTGAGGTGTGGCGGCGGACCTATAGGCTGCTTATAGCAAAGGATTATGTGAGGCAGAGGATCATCGGCGAGGGCTGGTTCACCGACCCGAGCGATGCGCTGGGGACGTACCTATTCGACGGGGAAGCCTTCGAGTGGTCCGAGGGGATATGCGCCGCGGCGGGGATAGAGGTGGAGAAGCTGCCCGAAGTCAAGCCTTCATCCCTCATCGTAGGGGAGGTCACCCGGGAGGCATCTAAAAGGTTCGATCTCCCCGAGGGCGTCCCCGTGGTGAATGGGGCCCATGACCCATCGGTGGAGAACTTGGCCGCTGGAACCGTGAAGCCCGGGGATGCCTTCGTCAAACTCGCCACAGCGGGGGTGATCTCCGTGACCACGAGGGAGCCTACGCCGGATCCGAAGGGTAGGACCGTAACCTACTGCCTCCCCACGACCAAGGATGGGAGGGCGGATGGATGGTTCACCAAGACCGCCACCTTCTCATGCGGCTCCTCCTATAGATGGTTTAGGGACCTCTTCTGCCAGAGGGAAGTGGAAGAGGCGGAGAGATATGGGAAAACCGCCTTCCAGCTGATGGATATGCTCGCGGAGGAGGCCCCCCCATGCTCCGAAGGCTTAGTATTCCATCCATACCTGATAGGGGAGGGATCCCCGTACTGGGATCCCCAGCTTAAAGGGAGCTTCTTCGGAGCAACCCTAAGCCATCAGCGGAGCCATTTCTGCCGCTCGATCCTCGAGGGCGTAGCGTTCTCTATAAGGGATTCCACGTCCATATTCCAGGAATTGAACCTGAAGATCCGCGAAATCCGGCTGATCGGAGGGGGGTCCGCCAGCCGCACTTGGAGAGAGATACTCTGCAACGTATTAGGCCTAAAGGGCCTGAGAACCCTCGGCGGAGACTCCTCCTTCGGGTCAGCGATACTGGCGGGGGTCGGGTTATCCATATATAGAAGCATCGAGGAAGGAGCGGCCCGCTGCGTAAAAATAATCGATGAGACCCATCCGGACCCTGAATTACACGTCCTATACGGCGAATTGTTCAAGATATACAAGGAACTCCACGATGCTACGGCATCCATATCCCATAAGCTGGACGAGCTGGCGAGGAGCCTGCCTAGAAGACAGGATAAGAGATGCGTTGAATCAGGGGGATGA
- a CDS encoding (2Fe-2S)-binding protein: MADITAKVFRFDPTVDRAPRYETYRIPAEEPMTVLTILRFIRRRIDPTISFRDYICYKGICANCMVTVNGKPARGCSTRITPGETVTIEPVFKHPIVKDLVVDFGTTIRGEDAAYIVRRGAFIEAMGQ; this comes from the coding sequence TTGGCGGATATAACGGCCAAGGTGTTCAGGTTTGATCCGACCGTGGATAGGGCTCCACGCTACGAGACGTACAGGATACCGGCAGAGGAGCCCATGACGGTTCTAACGATCCTGCGATTCATAAGGAGACGGATAGATCCCACAATATCCTTCAGGGATTACATATGCTACAAGGGGATATGCGCCAACTGCATGGTGACCGTTAATGGGAAGCCGGCCCGTGGATGTTCAACCAGGATAACCCCTGGAGAAACCGTGACGATAGAGCCCGTCTTCAAGCATCCCATAGTGAAGGACTTGGTCGTGGACTTCGGCACCACCATAAGAGGCGAAGACGCAGCCTATATTGTAAGGAGGGGTGCGTTCATCGAGGCTATGGGACAGTAA
- a CDS encoding FAD-binding protein, with protein MSSIIREVETDVVVVGGAGAGCRAAIAAAEEGVEVILLDKGTAGRSGATPCALWSIQAPFGERGVDPRDSPEQMFRDMVVGGRYLGDQNIVEVIANTACDRILDLESYGVRFKKMEDGRFYQTPMPGQTYPRSCFIIEDGNALSTILAREASKHRNVWIRNDFLGFRVLKRGGRAVGVLGLDIKEGELEAVLAKSVVLASGGYTSIWDFSDNPPTMTGDAVAMAYEAGAEVVDLEFNQFYGTDVLWPPSVRGTVVLYELLAEPFTDANVYNNEGRPVFPKPLPIRDEAIRIMYKEIMEGRGTPHGGLWYDVTKSPKPREEVRRIYEEMTPRHYEFIKNAAGIDLVEEPLEVAPASHYQCGGVYINERGETTVAGLFACGECAGNYMGANRLAGSALADTQTMGAQVGRHAALAAEKAPEPSVGRGVLEEEARRACIFFRSKRNPVSPQEVKERIREVVGRHVAPLRDAEGLRTALKELRRIKSKLIPNMTVPAVSKYNLEWVDALEASMMVETAELTVGCALFRTESRGHHFRLDHPETDDKRWLRHTVVRMRGGKPFYSTRPVIYTRMPPPGA; from the coding sequence TTGAGCTCCATCATCAGGGAGGTTGAGACGGATGTAGTTGTGGTGGGCGGCGCAGGCGCGGGATGCAGGGCCGCGATAGCGGCGGCTGAGGAGGGCGTGGAAGTCATCCTGCTAGACAAGGGGACGGCCGGCCGCTCGGGAGCTACGCCCTGCGCCCTCTGGAGTATTCAGGCACCTTTTGGGGAGAGGGGCGTGGATCCCAGGGATTCCCCAGAGCAGATGTTCCGCGACATGGTTGTAGGAGGTAGATATCTAGGGGATCAGAACATCGTGGAGGTTATAGCGAACACCGCATGTGACCGTATACTCGACTTGGAGAGCTATGGGGTGAGATTCAAGAAGATGGAGGATGGAAGGTTCTATCAAACCCCTATGCCGGGGCAGACTTATCCCAGGTCATGCTTCATAATTGAGGATGGAAACGCGTTATCTACGATACTCGCCAGGGAGGCATCCAAGCATAGAAACGTATGGATCAGAAACGACTTCCTAGGCTTCCGGGTGTTGAAGAGGGGCGGAAGGGCTGTGGGAGTGCTCGGCCTTGATATTAAAGAGGGGGAGTTGGAGGCCGTTCTAGCTAAATCCGTGGTTTTAGCCTCGGGGGGTTATACATCCATATGGGATTTCTCGGATAATCCTCCCACTATGACGGGGGACGCAGTGGCCATGGCCTATGAGGCCGGAGCCGAGGTAGTGGACCTGGAGTTCAATCAGTTCTACGGCACCGACGTCCTATGGCCTCCAAGCGTAAGGGGGACAGTAGTACTATATGAGCTGTTGGCGGAGCCGTTCACGGACGCTAACGTGTACAATAATGAGGGGAGACCGGTGTTCCCGAAGCCCCTGCCGATCAGGGATGAAGCGATAAGGATAATGTACAAGGAGATAATGGAGGGGCGAGGCACGCCGCATGGAGGTTTATGGTATGACGTCACGAAGTCTCCGAAGCCGAGGGAGGAGGTTAGGCGGATATACGAGGAGATGACGCCTAGACACTACGAATTCATAAAGAACGCTGCGGGCATCGACCTGGTCGAAGAACCATTGGAGGTGGCCCCCGCCTCCCATTACCAGTGCGGCGGCGTATACATAAATGAGAGGGGGGAGACGACGGTCGCAGGGCTCTTCGCATGCGGTGAATGCGCCGGGAACTACATGGGGGCGAACAGGCTTGCGGGCAGCGCCTTAGCCGACACACAGACCATGGGGGCCCAGGTCGGGAGGCACGCGGCTTTAGCTGCTGAGAAGGCCCCGGAGCCCAGCGTTGGGAGGGGGGTTTTGGAGGAGGAGGCGAGGAGGGCCTGCATCTTCTTCAGGAGTAAGCGCAACCCGGTCTCGCCCCAAGAAGTTAAGGAGCGGATAAGAGAGGTTGTGGGGAGGCATGTGGCGCCCCTCAGGGACGCTGAGGGTTTAAGGACGGCCTTGAAGGAGTTGAGGAGGATAAAGTCTAAGCTCATCCCGAACATGACTGTCCCCGCCGTATCCAAGTATAACCTGGAGTGGGTTGACGCTTTGGAGGCATCCATGATGGTGGAGACGGCTGAGCTGACGGTGGGATGCGCGCTCTTCAGGACGGAGTCCAGGGGCCATCATTTCAGGCTGGACCATCCGGAGACCGATGATAAGAGGTGGCTGAGACATACCGTTGTACGCATGAGGGGTGGGAAACCTTTCTATTCTACGAGGCCGGTCATCTATACTAGGATGCCCCCTCCGGGAGCGTGA
- a CDS encoding creatininase family protein: protein MDGKKRLWWQEFTRPEIVEHAKICDIAMLPVASIEQHGEHLTTGEDSWHAIKISEMVAERTGIMLLPCPWYGAHPYHHWNYAGTIPLRFETFMNLLLDIVRGAAVAGYNKFIIFNCHGEEWAIPPVVHQLGLEGYFVVAPTLWEIAKTTLNEVLETPFMHADEAETSLGLYLVPELVDMSKARDEVHEYLIDSKWFAGPGGLIKDRMPWHAATFTQPEYKHLKHGVVGYATKGSAEKGRRIVEAAVNWLVSLIEELKTKYPPGVKPPVK from the coding sequence TTGGATGGTAAGAAGAGGTTGTGGTGGCAGGAGTTTACTAGGCCTGAGATCGTAGAGCATGCTAAGATATGCGATATAGCCATGCTTCCCGTGGCCTCCATAGAGCAGCACGGCGAACACCTCACTACCGGCGAGGACTCATGGCATGCAATTAAGATCTCGGAGATGGTGGCTGAGAGGACTGGTATCATGCTGCTCCCATGCCCCTGGTATGGGGCGCATCCATATCATCACTGGAATTACGCCGGGACCATTCCATTACGGTTTGAGACTTTCATGAACCTCCTTTTGGACATAGTGAGGGGCGCGGCTGTAGCGGGATATAATAAATTCATAATATTCAATTGCCACGGCGAGGAGTGGGCTATTCCCCCGGTGGTCCATCAACTCGGCCTAGAGGGATATTTCGTTGTGGCTCCCACGCTATGGGAGATCGCCAAGACCACGTTGAACGAGGTTCTGGAGACGCCCTTCATGCACGCGGATGAGGCTGAGACATCCCTGGGGCTATATCTGGTACCTGAACTCGTGGATATGAGTAAAGCCAGGGATGAGGTACATGAATACCTGATAGATTCTAAGTGGTTTGCGGGGCCTGGAGGCCTTATAAAGGACAGGATGCCGTGGCATGCAGCGACTTTCACGCAGCCCGAATATAAGCATCTAAAGCATGGAGTTGTAGGTTATGCGACCAAGGGCTCGGCTGAGAAGGGGAGGAGGATCGTGGAAGCCGCCGTTAACTGGCTTGTGAGCCTCATAGAGGAGTTGAAAACCAAGTATCCCCCGGGTGTGAAGCCGCCCGTGAAATAG
- the gcvT gene encoding glycine cleavage system aminomethyltransferase GcvT: MVDLTLETPLFRYHSVHSQVIEFAGFKMPLWFEGIVPEVLAVRNASGLFDVSHMGRAFVRGRDAERYLDYLTPSATSRLNPGEAHYTVMCNERGGVVDDMVILRLDADRFLVVFNAANREKDLKWMNRHSKGFNVEIENVSDSVAMIAVQGPKARSILRELSDGGVDDIGRFRCGLLKIAGEPCIASGTGYTGEDGLEIFIPESSVQKPDKALGIWGSILAHGGPHGLKPCGLGARDVLRIEAGMCLYSQELTEEITPYEARIGFVVKLDKGVDFIGRNALEKQKSEGVEKVRIGLKMMERGVPRRGYPIKSDGKVIGEVTSGTFSPTLEAGICMGYVPNEHSKRGSILQVDIRGRTVNAEVVGFPFYDTSRYGWMRVQTRP; encoded by the coding sequence GTGGTTGATTTGACCTTGGAGACCCCCTTATTCAGGTATCACAGCGTTCACAGCCAGGTAATCGAGTTTGCGGGGTTCAAGATGCCCTTATGGTTTGAGGGTATAGTTCCTGAGGTTTTAGCCGTCAGGAATGCTTCAGGGCTGTTCGATGTATCCCATATGGGGAGGGCGTTCGTAAGGGGGAGAGATGCCGAGCGCTACTTGGACTATCTAACCCCGAGCGCCACATCGAGACTAAACCCTGGGGAAGCCCACTACACGGTGATGTGCAACGAGAGAGGGGGCGTGGTGGATGACATGGTGATCCTCCGGTTGGATGCGGACAGGTTCCTGGTGGTGTTCAACGCCGCCAACAGGGAGAAGGATTTAAAATGGATGAACAGACATTCAAAAGGCTTCAATGTAGAGATCGAGAACGTCTCGGACAGTGTGGCTATGATCGCCGTTCAGGGCCCGAAGGCTAGATCGATACTCCGAGAATTATCCGATGGTGGAGTGGATGATATAGGGAGGTTCAGATGTGGCCTGCTTAAAATCGCCGGCGAACCCTGCATAGCCTCGGGGACGGGCTATACGGGGGAGGATGGACTTGAAATATTCATTCCTGAATCATCCGTGCAAAAACCTGATAAGGCGTTAGGCATATGGGGCTCCATCCTGGCTCATGGGGGGCCTCACGGATTAAAGCCTTGCGGCTTAGGGGCTAGGGATGTACTACGCATAGAAGCGGGTATGTGCCTCTACAGCCAGGAGCTTACCGAGGAGATAACCCCCTACGAGGCGAGGATAGGATTCGTAGTTAAACTCGATAAGGGCGTAGATTTCATAGGCCGTAACGCCCTGGAGAAGCAGAAAAGCGAGGGCGTCGAGAAGGTTAGGATCGGCCTGAAGATGATGGAGAGGGGCGTACCCAGGAGGGGATACCCTATAAAGAGCGATGGGAAGGTCATCGGAGAAGTCACCAGCGGCACCTTCTCACCCACCCTGGAGGCGGGCATATGCATGGGCTACGTGCCCAATGAGCATTCTAAACGGGGCTCCATATTACAGGTGGATATAAGGGGTAGGACCGTTAACGCCGAAGTTGTAGGGTTTCCATTCTACGACACGTCGCGGTACGGGTGGATGCGCGTGCAAACCCGGCCTTAG
- the gcvH gene encoding glycine cleavage system protein GcvH: MDVEGYEIREGLYYSKDHEWVRVEGDACRVGISDYAQKTLHEVVFAELPEKGRKISRAETLGTLESVKAVAEVYAPVSGEVVDVNEALREAPELVNKSPYDEGWIAVISPSNLKEELEDLMDAERYGEYIKEILSK, encoded by the coding sequence ATGGATGTGGAGGGATATGAGATCCGTGAAGGACTCTACTATTCTAAGGATCATGAATGGGTGAGAGTTGAGGGGGATGCATGCCGGGTAGGCATAAGCGACTACGCCCAGAAGACTCTACATGAGGTAGTCTTCGCTGAGCTCCCTGAAAAGGGGCGTAAAATATCCAGGGCTGAGACCCTGGGAACGCTCGAATCCGTAAAGGCCGTAGCCGAGGTGTATGCCCCCGTATCGGGGGAGGTCGTGGATGTGAACGAAGCCCTTAGGGAGGCGCCTGAGCTGGTTAATAAGAGTCCATACGACGAGGGATGGATCGCCGTCATAAGTCCTTCAAACCTTAAGGAGGAACTCGAAGACTTAATGGACGCTGAGAGATACGGCGAATACATCAAGGAGATACTATCCAAGTAG
- a CDS encoding ATP-NAD kinase family protein: MRILGLIVNPIAGIGGAVALKGSDGEEIVREARRRGGESPSPRRAEAFLKALKPHMDSSIALVTCRGDMGEEEALKAGISPRYVIPIGGKHTSAEDTKAAALEMEKLGADLIVFSGGDGTARDIMDAVDLRRPVLGIPSGVKMESAVFSVNPEAAASLAVRFLCGDLPTVEREVVDVDEEEYRRGLLKVRLYGYLKVPYDLDLIQGMKAPSPLTDDEREAQRSIAKYVVEEMDGDTLYIIGPGTTTKAVLRELGLAGCLLGVDVVMGGRLLASDVSEKDLIRILEEHRRSGSGRARIMVTPIGGQGYLFGRGNQQISPDVIRRVGRDNIVVLASLNKLLGLPKLRLLVDTGDREADSLLSGYMRVIVDYRRELIVRVEPGFSRDLLG; encoded by the coding sequence ATGAGGATCCTAGGGTTAATAGTCAACCCCATCGCAGGTATAGGCGGCGCCGTCGCCCTAAAGGGATCGGATGGAGAAGAGATAGTTAGGGAGGCTAGGAGGAGGGGGGGTGAATCCCCATCCCCTAGGAGGGCGGAAGCCTTCCTAAAGGCTTTGAAGCCGCATATGGACTCCTCCATAGCATTGGTTACTTGTAGGGGGGATATGGGCGAAGAAGAGGCTTTAAAGGCGGGGATATCCCCTAGGTACGTGATCCCGATAGGTGGGAAGCACACCAGCGCCGAGGACACAAAGGCTGCGGCGCTCGAAATGGAGAAGCTGGGGGCGGATCTAATAGTCTTCTCCGGGGGGGATGGTACGGCACGCGACATAATGGATGCCGTAGATCTTAGGAGGCCCGTTTTAGGGATACCCTCAGGGGTTAAGATGGAGTCGGCTGTATTCTCGGTTAATCCCGAGGCTGCAGCCTCCCTGGCGGTGAGGTTCCTGTGTGGAGACCTGCCCACCGTTGAGAGGGAGGTGGTCGACGTGGACGAGGAGGAGTATCGGAGGGGGCTCCTTAAGGTCAGGCTTTACGGCTACCTTAAAGTCCCCTACGACCTGGACCTGATCCAGGGCATGAAGGCCCCCTCCCCCCTGACAGACGATGAAAGAGAGGCCCAAAGGTCTATAGCGAAGTACGTGGTCGAGGAGATGGATGGAGATACGCTCTACATCATTGGGCCTGGCACAACCACTAAGGCGGTGCTCCGAGAGCTGGGCTTAGCCGGCTGCCTCCTAGGGGTCGACGTCGTAATGGGGGGGAGGCTCCTCGCCTCAGACGTCTCCGAGAAGGATCTGATACGCATCCTGGAGGAGCATCGCCGTAGCGGAAGTGGCCGGGCTAGGATAATGGTCACCCCTATAGGGGGGCAAGGCTACCTTTTCGGGAGGGGGAATCAACAGATAAGCCCGGATGTCATTAGGAGGGTGGGCAGAGATAACATAGTGGTCCTGGCTTCGCTCAATAAGCTTTTAGGCCTTCCGAAGCTGAGGCTGCTGGTGGATACGGGGGATCGGGAAGCCGACTCCTTACTTAGCGGATACATGAGGGTCATAGTGGATTATCGAAGGGAACTTATAGTTAGGGTTGAACCCGGATTTTCCAGGGACCTACTTGGATAG